The nucleotide window TGGAAACCAGAAAGCTTATCAATGTTGTTCTGGATGAATTGACTGGAGATGAAAAATTAGAACAAATACAGCGAGGTAAGTTTAAGTTGAAGTCGCGTGGCGGATATGTTCTAGGACGCGTTGACATGCAGCGTCAAGGATTTGCTTATGTTGTGAGCGAAGAAGTTGACCAGCCTATATTGGTGTCGCAAGGGAATTTGAACCATGCCATGGGAGGCGACAAAGTTCGCGTTTACCTGTATGCCCGACGGAAGAAACATCAAATAGAAGGAGAAGTTTCGGAGATTATAGAACGCGCTAAAACCACCTTTGTAGGTACCGTTGAACGCTCTCGTAATTTTGCCTTTTTGGTTCCGGTCGGTAAAGTCGGGTTCGACCTTTTTATTCCTGCCGAAAAACTGCACGGAGCTAAAGACGGGCAAAAAGCAGTTGGCAAAATTACCGAATGGCCGCAGAAAGCTAAAAACCCCTTTGGCGAAATCATTGAAGTTTTAGGAGACCCGGGAGTTAATGAAACTGAGATGCACGCAATTTTAGCTGAGTATGATCTTCCGCTTCGGTTCCCGGAAAACGTATTGGGTGCCGCAGAGAAAATTCCACTTGAAATCCCGGGCGAGGAGATCAAAAATCGTCGGGATATGCGAGAGGTAACTACATTTACAATTGATCCGGAAGATGCTAAGGATTTTGATGATGCCTTATCGATTCGTAAACTCGATAACGGGCTATGGGAAGTTGGTGTACACATTGCCGACGTGAGTCATTACGTTCGTCCAAATACGATATTGGATGACGAGGCTTTTTCACGAGCTACCTCGGTTTATTTGGTTGACCGGGTGGTTCCCATGTTGCCGGAACGACTGTCAAATGGAGTGTGCTCGTTGCGACCAAACGAAGATAAACTATGTTATTCGGCTGTTTTTCAGATGGACGATAATGCTGATGTCAGCAACGAATGGTTTGGACGAACAGTGATCCATTCTAATCGCCGGTTTACTTACGAGGAGGCTCAGGAGATTATTGAAACCGAAAAAGGCGACCTGAAAAATGAAGTATTGACCTTACAGGACTTGGCTGTTAAATTACGAAACAGGCGATTCAAAGAAGGTTCGCTGGCATTTGATCGGATTGAAGTGAAATTCAAAATTGAGGAAGAAACCGGTAAGCCGCTTTCTGTATTCTTTAAAGAATCGAAAGAAAGTAATAAGCTGATTGAAGAGTTTATGTTGCTGGCTAATAAAAAGGTAGCCGAATTTATTGGAAGAGAAAAAAACAAAAAGCAAGCGAAAACTTTTGTGTATCGAATTCATGATAAGCCGGATCCCGAAAAGCTGGAAAATTTCAATCACTTTATCAAGAAGTTTGGTTATGGTATTCAAACCACCAGTTCGCGAGCTATTTCAAAATCGATGAATAGCCTGATGGAAAGCGTCAAGGGAAAAAATGAGCAAAATGTGATTGAGACACTTGCTATTCGGTCGATGGCAAAAGCTGAATATTCGACACGAAACATTGGGCACTATGGGCTTGGTTTCGAGTATTACTCGCATTTTACGTCGCCTATTCGTCGTTATCCCGACATTATGGTGCATCGCTTATTGGAGCGCTATTTAGAGGGTGGGCGATCGGCAAACGCACAGAAATACGAAGATATGTGCCAGCATTCCAGCGAAATGGAATCTCGTGCGTCCCAGGCAGAACGCTCGTCAATTAAGTATAAGCAGGTTGAGTTTATGAAGGATAAGATTGGCGAAGTTTTTCCAGGAGTAATTTCGGGGATCACTGATTGGGGAATTTATGTAGAGCTGGAAAATAAGTGCGAAGGTATGGTTCCAATTCGGGAGCTGGATGATGACTTTTACATCTTTGATGAGAAAAATTATTGCTTGGTTGGTAAGCACGGAAATAAAAAGTACCAGTTGGGTGAAAATGTGAAAGTCGAAATTTCGAGAGCGAATCTTGAACGAAAGCAGCTTGATTTTAAGCTTGTTGAGGAGTAATGTCTATTTCTCAGGAAAAACAAGGCCGTTTTATTCGAAAAATTGAATATCTTTAGGCACTCAAAAAAATCAATAAGCGATGGTGATGAATCTGCAAAACGGGGTAAATAAAAGAGATGCCAACCGGGAAAATATCTTAAAAATAGCTCAGGACATCTTCAGTAAATATGGTTATAAGAAAACGACTCTGGATGACATCGCTAATGCCGTTCGAAAAGGAAAGAGCTCCTTGTATTATTATTTTGAAAGTAAAGAGGATCTTTTCCAGGCAGTTATCATGAAAGAAGTTGACGTGCTAAAACGTGAGCTTGAAAAAGTTGTACTCCGAAATACGGATCCGGTAGAGAAACTCAGGGAATACATTTTAACAAAGCTGACGACCTATCGTGGGTTGGCTAATTTTTATCATGCGCTGGAAAATGATGTAACAGCTATTGAATTTATTGACAACATTAAAGATAAATACGACCAAGAAGAAATTCGAATGATCAAACGTATTTTGATTGAAGGAGTTCGTAAAAACGAGTTTGAAATTTATGATTTCACCTTGGCTGCCATTGGAATTACGACTGCTATTAAAGGATTGGAAATGCCAATGTCGGCCGGAAATTATGGCGCAGTAAATTTAGAAAAAGGAGTCGATAATATTTTAAAAATATTGTGTTATGGTATTATGAAAAGATAGTATTGTCGCAGCACGAATCAAAAAAGACCAGCATCCATTTTGTTGGATGCTGGTCTTTTTCATTTGTTGAGTCAATTTAGAATGTACGCTCACTGATTAACTCACCAATTTCATCGTACTTTTTCCAGGTTCCGACTTTTTTTCCTTCGGCATACATCATTTCATAAATCAGTTTGCCATCGTCGTTCCAAATTAACCATTTACCACTTTTAATACCTTCTTTGTAATTTGCTAATGCAATTTTTTGGGCTTCGTCGTTATAGGTGGTCCATGTTCCATTCATTTTGCCATTCTTATAATTCCGAATTTCCTTTAGTTTACTATTTTCAAAATAGATTTTTACTTCGCCATTTTTTAATCCATCTTTCAGGGTCATTTGTACATTTTTGTTCCCATTTTCGAAATAAGTCGTGTACTGGCCGGTGTATGGTGTTGAGTCGGCATAATAGACACCATTAATTTCGTTGATGTTTTGTGAGCTGGTATATAAAGCAAAAAACATTAATAAGCTGATAATTAAGCTGAATCGTTTCATAGGGGCTCCTTTCTTTATTGTTATTAGTACTCTTTTTGTTTGTTAAGACAAAGTTAAGTTTAAGTATCCGTAATTAACAAATGATTAACGTTAAGTTTCGAATAAAAAAACAATGAGGATAATTTTCTACTGACCTAATCCAATCTTGAAGATAGGTTTTTGACCGGATACCAGGCAGCAAAAAATCCGATACCTAATACGATTAGGAAAGTCGCTAAAACGTCGAAGAATTCCAAACTTACAGGGTAAGCAGATAGTGCAAAAGAACCATTGCCAGGAAGCTTTAGCAATTCAAATTTTGTTTGCGCCCAAACCAAGGCAATTCCTAACAGCACTCCTAAAATGGCGCCTGAAAATGAAACCAACCATCCTTCGAATAGAAAAATCTGCCGAATCAGTTTTCTGTTGGCTCCCATGCTTTCCAGTATTTTGATGTCATTTTTTTTGTCAATAATGATCATGGTTAGTGAGCCCAGCAGGTTGAAAGAAGCGATAACTAAAATGAAGCTCAGGATTAAGAAACTTGACCATTTTTCTGATCGCATTACCCGGTATAGGAATTCGTGCTGTTCAAAGCGATCTTGTACCACAAAATCATCTCCCAGTATTTGTTTCGAAGCTGACTTTACCCGATCGATGTCTGCTCGATTATCGAGCTTCAATTCGAATGAAGAAATTCGCCCTTCCATTTCAAACAAGGAGCGGGCAAAATTAATGGGAACCAAGATATACTTGCTGTCGATTTCCTGCTCAACAGAGAAAACGCCTGCGGTAAAAATATAATCATGATTGAGTGCTTGCTCCAGGTTTATCAGGTTTTTAAAATCTTTGCGCGGAACGTACACATGAATAGGACTGATGAAGGACAAGCCGATTGAAAGGTCATGCCGTACTCCTTCGCCTATAACGGCGTAGCTTTGCGAACCTTTTTTCAGGAAAAAGTCGCCTTCAAGTAAAATGGAATCCAATCCTGAAAAGTTGATGTAATCGTTGGGAACACCTTTAACGACAGCATATTTTTGCCGATCTTCGTAGCGAAGAAGTGCATTTTCTTCAACCACCTCAGCGTAATTAACTACTCCATCCAGTTGTTTGACCAATTCGAAATCAGCATCTTCCAAAGTAAAGCTCTTGCCTTTTGCAGCGGTAATTTTAATGTCGGGATCAAAGTTGGAAAGCATGCCTCCAATAAAGCTGTCGATCCCGTTAAATGCTGATAGGACAACAATTAAAGCGGTGGTTCCAACAGCGACACCAACCATTGAAATCGCAGAAATCAGGTTAACAATATTGGCTGACTTCTTTGATATCAGATAACGGCGTGCTATGTAAAAGGCAAGCTTCAATTATTTGTAGGCTTTTACAATCAGTCCGGTTCCGGTTTTATGCGTATTGCTGACATCTAAATAATTCAGCACAAGTGAAAGGGGAAATACAACTAAATAGTAGAATGGAAGCAAAATGAAAAATAATTTGCTGACACCCAATAGCAAAATGGGATATTTCATCGACAGTTTCCAGGAAATTTTTCCGGGGGCTCCATACGAATAGCGAGCTTCTACTTTACGAAACCCGGCATTCTTTAGTTTGTCTTCTATTTCATTAATATTATATCCGTCGCGCACGTGCTCATCGATGAAGCCATGTACGCCTTCGTCTTCGTGGTCGTGGTGCGAATCTGATCCTCCTTGGTCTGAAGGGGTGGAGATTAACAGAACACTGCCTTTCTTCATCGACTGGCAAAAGTTTTCAAATACCTTGGTGTCCTCTTCAATATGTTCCATCACATCAATTGAAATCACTAAATCGTATGCTTCTTTGTTGATGTATTTCGTCAAATCAGCATATTGAAAATTAACTCGGTCTTCTTTCCCTATTTGCTTGAAAAACTGGTTGCAGTCTTCAATTTGTTCGGGTTTAATATCGGCAGCTGTAATTTTAGAACCCGGAAAAAGCTTCGACATACGATAAGTGTACTGTCCGAATCCCGAACCGGCATCTAAAATAGTTGGACTAGCCATTCCCTGTTTTCTTAAAACCCGCAACTCTTTGCGAATATGCCAGGAACGCAGTAGTAGCCAATCGAGTAATTGATAAAAGATTTTCCGAAGAAATGGATTTTGGTTAAAAACCTTGCCTAGCGAGCGCTTAATTGGGTCGTACTGCATGTTTACTTATTTAAAAGTCGGTCGATATTATCAATGTAATCCAAGCTGTCGTCGATGTAAAATTCCAACTCCGGAATCACGCGTAATTGTTTACCAACTTTGCGTCCAAGTAAGCCCCGAATTTTTGGATTCGAAATTCTAATTTGCTTTAAAACTTCTTTGCGATTTTCTGTTGGAAAAATGCTGATATACGATTTGGCAAGACCGAGGTCAGGGCTTACGCGTACCGTGGTTACGCTGATCATTTTCCCCATGAATAGGTTGCGGCTTTCTTTCAGAAAAATGTCTGCTAACTCCTTTTGCAGCAGTCTGCTTATTTTTTGTTGACGAGTTGATTCCATGTTAAATTGAATTTCCGGCAAAGTTACAAAAAAGTCCCACCAAAATGGCAGGACTTGATTATAGTAATTAAGATAATTTTATCTTCTACTTTGGAAGTGGATATCCCTTCAATTTTTCCAGGTTTAAAGCAATC belongs to uncultured Sunxiuqinia sp. and includes:
- the rnr gene encoding ribonuclease R: MAKKKNKKNKTKKLSNFNKRQLKTSILEIFYGDAQKTYNYKQLGSLLGVKDMETRKLINVVLDELTGDEKLEQIQRGKFKLKSRGGYVLGRVDMQRQGFAYVVSEEVDQPILVSQGNLNHAMGGDKVRVYLYARRKKHQIEGEVSEIIERAKTTFVGTVERSRNFAFLVPVGKVGFDLFIPAEKLHGAKDGQKAVGKITEWPQKAKNPFGEIIEVLGDPGVNETEMHAILAEYDLPLRFPENVLGAAEKIPLEIPGEEIKNRRDMREVTTFTIDPEDAKDFDDALSIRKLDNGLWEVGVHIADVSHYVRPNTILDDEAFSRATSVYLVDRVVPMLPERLSNGVCSLRPNEDKLCYSAVFQMDDNADVSNEWFGRTVIHSNRRFTYEEAQEIIETEKGDLKNEVLTLQDLAVKLRNRRFKEGSLAFDRIEVKFKIEEETGKPLSVFFKESKESNKLIEEFMLLANKKVAEFIGREKNKKQAKTFVYRIHDKPDPEKLENFNHFIKKFGYGIQTTSSRAISKSMNSLMESVKGKNEQNVIETLAIRSMAKAEYSTRNIGHYGLGFEYYSHFTSPIRRYPDIMVHRLLERYLEGGRSANAQKYEDMCQHSSEMESRASQAERSSIKYKQVEFMKDKIGEVFPGVISGITDWGIYVELENKCEGMVPIRELDDDFYIFDEKNYCLVGKHGNKKYQLGENVKVEISRANLERKQLDFKLVEE
- the rbfA gene encoding 30S ribosome-binding factor RbfA; the protein is MESTRQQKISRLLQKELADIFLKESRNLFMGKMISVTTVRVSPDLGLAKSYISIFPTENRKEVLKQIRISNPKIRGLLGRKVGKQLRVIPELEFYIDDSLDYIDNIDRLLNK
- a CDS encoding FtsX-like permease family protein — protein: MKLAFYIARRYLISKKSANIVNLISAISMVGVAVGTTALIVVLSAFNGIDSFIGGMLSNFDPDIKITAAKGKSFTLEDADFELVKQLDGVVNYAEVVEENALLRYEDRQKYAVVKGVPNDYINFSGLDSILLEGDFFLKKGSQSYAVIGEGVRHDLSIGLSFISPIHVYVPRKDFKNLINLEQALNHDYIFTAGVFSVEQEIDSKYILVPINFARSLFEMEGRISSFELKLDNRADIDRVKSASKQILGDDFVVQDRFEQHEFLYRVMRSEKWSSFLILSFILVIASFNLLGSLTMIIIDKKNDIKILESMGANRKLIRQIFLFEGWLVSFSGAILGVLLGIALVWAQTKFELLKLPGNGSFALSAYPVSLEFFDVLATFLIVLGIGFFAAWYPVKNLSSRLD
- a CDS encoding toxin-antitoxin system YwqK family antitoxin, with the protein product MKRFSLIISLLMFFALYTSSQNINEINGVYYADSTPYTGQYTTYFENGNKNVQMTLKDGLKNGEVKIYFENSKLKEIRNYKNGKMNGTWTTYNDEAQKIALANYKEGIKSGKWLIWNDDGKLIYEMMYAEGKKVGTWKKYDEIGELISERTF
- a CDS encoding TetR/AcrR family transcriptional regulator; protein product: MVMNLQNGVNKRDANRENILKIAQDIFSKYGYKKTTLDDIANAVRKGKSSLYYYFESKEDLFQAVIMKEVDVLKRELEKVVLRNTDPVEKLREYILTKLTTYRGLANFYHALENDVTAIEFIDNIKDKYDQEEIRMIKRILIEGVRKNEFEIYDFTLAAIGITTAIKGLEMPMSAGNYGAVNLEKGVDNILKILCYGIMKR
- a CDS encoding class I SAM-dependent methyltransferase, yielding MQYDPIKRSLGKVFNQNPFLRKIFYQLLDWLLLRSWHIRKELRVLRKQGMASPTILDAGSGFGQYTYRMSKLFPGSKITAADIKPEQIEDCNQFFKQIGKEDRVNFQYADLTKYINKEAYDLVISIDVMEHIEEDTKVFENFCQSMKKGSVLLISTPSDQGGSDSHHDHEDEGVHGFIDEHVRDGYNINEIEDKLKNAGFRKVEARYSYGAPGKISWKLSMKYPILLLGVSKLFFILLPFYYLVVFPLSLVLNYLDVSNTHKTGTGLIVKAYK